One window from the genome of bacterium encodes:
- a CDS encoding MBL fold metallo-hydrolase, whose product MGIDLTQIDSLVLSHGHNDHTWGLKFLLKILKDKSSKVSSPELISHPSTFIPKRHKEYEDIGLKFSQDTLSEYFNLNLSTTPLWISEKLVFLGEIKRRNDYENKTPCGQILINGLQDDYLMEDSALVYKSPKGLVIITGCSHSGICNIIEQAIETCDDDRIYCVIGGFHLLNPSDKILSETLNFMKMINPKNLYACHCVDLNTKIELSKIAAIKEVGVGLTLTFE is encoded by the coding sequence ATGGGCATAGATTTAACTCAAATAGATTCTCTGGTGTTATCACATGGGCATAATGACCATACATGGGGATTAAAATTTTTACTAAAAATTTTAAAAGATAAATCTTCGAAAGTAAGTTCACCCGAGCTTATTTCTCATCCGTCAACTTTTATACCCAAAAGACATAAAGAATATGAAGATATAGGATTAAAATTTTCTCAAGACACTCTTTCTGAATATTTTAACTTGAATTTATCGACAACCCCTTTATGGATAAGTGAAAAACTTGTGTTTCTGGGTGAAATAAAAAGGCGTAATGACTATGAAAATAAAACTCCTTGCGGACAGATTTTGATTAATGGGCTGCAAGATGATTATTTGATGGAAGATTCGGCATTGGTTTATAAATCCCCAAAAGGACTTGTTATTATTACAGGATGTTCGCATTCGGGAATATGTAATATTATTGAGCAGGCAATCGAAACTTGTGACGATGACAGAATTTACTGTGTTATTGGAGGGTTTCATCTCTTAAATCCTTCAGACAAAATATTATCTGAGACTTTAAATTTTATGAAAATGATAAATCCCAAAAACTTATATGCCTGTCATTGCGTGGATTTAAATACAAAAATCGAATTGTCTAAAATTGCTGCCATAAAAGAAGTCGGTGTAGGATTAACTCTTACTTTTGAATAA